One genomic region from Halobacteriovoraceae bacterium encodes:
- a CDS encoding TrbI/VirB10 family protein, with protein MTSTEIEMIPIQNEVPPVMKKSNQGSGGLQQSKLEYRAKQVLVRSDDKSSKKVLPNGSNIIGKLLSAIDSRDLTSQVKVLLPYGANFKGDQFIEKNSMLIGKANYSGKGERIYLTFDKSISPTGEEKAIMAIALDSADYSNGVIGEVHSETGIRIAGTLGLTMVSSMTDVLTEKTAHGDFGATTPKPTMRNAVFQGVSKVTDMEAARHAEAMAQTPPYITLEAGTDLIISLTSAFGGENE; from the coding sequence TTGACGAGTACTGAAATTGAAATGATTCCTATTCAAAATGAAGTGCCACCTGTAATGAAAAAATCTAATCAAGGTTCTGGTGGGCTTCAACAAAGCAAGCTGGAATATCGAGCAAAGCAAGTGTTGGTTAGAAGCGATGATAAATCATCAAAAAAAGTTCTTCCAAATGGTTCAAATATCATTGGCAAACTCTTATCTGCAATTGACTCACGAGATTTAACCTCACAAGTTAAAGTTCTTTTGCCTTATGGAGCAAACTTTAAAGGAGATCAATTTATTGAAAAGAATTCCATGCTTATTGGAAAGGCCAATTATTCCGGTAAAGGCGAAAGAATCTATCTGACTTTTGATAAATCAATTAGTCCCACAGGAGAAGAAAAAGCAATAATGGCCATCGCATTAGATAGCGCTGACTATTCAAATGGTGTTATTGGAGAGGTTCATTCTGAAACTGGAATTCGGATAGCAGGAACACTTGGTTTAACAATGGTCTCTAGCATGACAGATGTACTAACAGAAAAGACTGCTCATGGAGATTTTGGTGCGACTACTCCTAAACCAACAATGAGAAATGCAGTATTCCAAGGCGTGTCTAAAGTGACTGATATGGAAGCCGCAAGACATGCAGAAGCCATGGCCCAAACTCCTCCTTACATCACGCTAGAAGCTGGTACTGACTTAATTATCAGTTTAACTTCAGCATTTGGCGGTGAAAATGAGTAG